The Sphingopyxis fribergensis genome contains a region encoding:
- a CDS encoding TraC family protein, whose protein sequence is MKAPGTGGGLTFSDLHRAVARDRYSDFLPLVAWVEEEEAFLCIDDGWGYAWELTPAAYMFAHVHQALLGLFNVQFPENSVVQLISFADPLIAPALDAYLDLKTRPDPLIQASARRTHAYLNEGRDGLGALHGIPVRDFRTFLAVKTRAPMHSDLRRQIEEQLAKLGIRRVEPHEMISFYRRIFNGVFEDAPGVFASGAAGHPAPPIRKQIVDAGPDLAFDGPEVFLGGQVARCLTPKAPARRVTAERMNRLMGGMRGSAEDSDQIGGPFLYCLNILFDHSQFEIHKRAQILSAQKAAGSFAVEVGKQIEEIGWVLDEAGNSRFVSVMPTVWVFGRDSHHAREMAARAKRLWESEPLPWMVQEESYLNPILLTASLPFGLYPERRTIKMLERDFRMPVKAAALMVPIQTDFRGGGRPALLYVGRKGQLVTLDLFDPRINNYNFVVAAESGAGKSFLLNDLCRQYYAQNALIRIIDIGGSYRKLCTLCSGRYIDVGEERLVLNPFDLGLALDGEDKHSAIAMAVAIVAEMANAATRKGVSTSEWNLIKSAVQWTIDGGYADEGIDWVRAWLGAYPQFAAADLDRVEHLKPVARELAFNLRDFGSDGAYGHFFNGPSTFDISADEFVVLELERLKAMPDLFNVIVMVVVNAVTQELYLSARDRPRFVLCDEAAQFMTKSDGQDLSRLAEAFAQGYRRARKYQGSFGIVLQSMNDLTLFGGTGQVILENAATRFLLQGSTYDRAVESKILDYSGFVLDLLKSVRNNKPNYSEVFIDSPLGLGVARLVVDPFSYWINTSAPGEVAAFEALIRAGRSPLEAVCELADVDPREILGDRRDLPRASEPAA, encoded by the coding sequence ATGAAGGCGCCCGGAACCGGCGGTGGTCTTACCTTCTCCGACCTGCACCGCGCCGTTGCGCGCGACCGCTATTCGGATTTCCTCCCGCTCGTCGCCTGGGTCGAGGAAGAGGAAGCCTTTCTCTGCATCGATGATGGCTGGGGCTATGCTTGGGAGTTGACCCCTGCCGCCTATATGTTCGCGCATGTTCACCAGGCGCTGCTCGGCCTGTTCAACGTCCAGTTTCCCGAGAACAGCGTCGTCCAGCTTATCAGCTTCGCCGACCCGCTGATTGCGCCAGCGCTCGACGCCTATCTCGACCTCAAGACCCGGCCAGATCCGCTGATCCAGGCATCGGCGCGCCGGACGCACGCTTATCTGAACGAAGGCCGGGACGGGCTTGGCGCGCTCCACGGCATTCCGGTGCGTGATTTCCGGACCTTCCTCGCTGTCAAAACGCGCGCCCCCATGCACAGCGACCTGCGCCGCCAGATCGAAGAGCAGCTTGCCAAGCTCGGCATTCGCCGCGTCGAGCCGCACGAAATGATCTCCTTCTATCGCCGTATCTTCAACGGCGTCTTCGAGGACGCTCCTGGCGTATTCGCCAGCGGTGCAGCCGGGCACCCCGCCCCGCCGATCCGCAAGCAGATCGTCGATGCCGGACCCGATCTCGCTTTCGACGGACCCGAAGTGTTCCTCGGGGGCCAGGTCGCACGCTGCCTGACGCCGAAAGCGCCGGCGAGGCGGGTTACCGCGGAACGCATGAACCGGCTGATGGGCGGGATGCGCGGGAGCGCCGAGGACAGCGACCAGATTGGCGGCCCCTTCCTCTATTGCCTCAACATCCTCTTCGACCATTCGCAGTTCGAAATTCACAAGCGCGCCCAGATATTGTCGGCGCAGAAAGCGGCGGGCAGCTTTGCGGTCGAGGTCGGCAAACAGATCGAGGAAATCGGCTGGGTGCTCGACGAGGCCGGCAACAGCCGTTTCGTCTCGGTCATGCCGACCGTCTGGGTGTTCGGCCGCGATTCCCATCACGCCCGCGAGATGGCCGCGCGCGCCAAGCGCCTCTGGGAAAGTGAACCGCTGCCCTGGATGGTGCAGGAAGAATCCTACCTCAATCCGATCTTGCTGACCGCGAGCCTGCCGTTCGGCCTTTATCCCGAGCGCCGAACGATCAAGATGCTCGAGCGCGATTTCCGGATGCCGGTGAAGGCGGCAGCGCTGATGGTGCCGATCCAGACCGACTTTCGCGGAGGCGGCCGCCCTGCCCTGCTCTATGTGGGCCGCAAGGGTCAGCTCGTCACACTCGACCTCTTCGATCCGCGCATCAACAATTATAATTTTGTGGTCGCGGCCGAAAGCGGCGCGGGCAAGAGTTTCCTCCTCAACGATCTCTGCCGGCAATATTATGCCCAGAACGCCCTCATCCGCATCATCGACATTGGCGGTTCCTACCGCAAGCTCTGCACCCTCTGCTCGGGTCGTTATATCGACGTCGGCGAGGAACGGCTGGTTCTGAACCCGTTCGACCTCGGGCTCGCGCTCGACGGCGAGGACAAGCATTCGGCGATCGCGATGGCGGTCGCGATCGTTGCCGAGATGGCGAACGCGGCGACGCGCAAAGGCGTTTCGACCTCAGAATGGAATCTCATCAAGTCGGCCGTCCAGTGGACGATCGATGGGGGCTATGCCGATGAAGGCATCGACTGGGTCCGCGCCTGGCTCGGTGCCTATCCGCAATTTGCCGCAGCCGATCTCGACCGTGTCGAGCATCTGAAGCCGGTCGCGCGCGAGCTCGCGTTCAATCTCAGGGATTTCGGCTCGGATGGCGCTTACGGGCACTTCTTCAACGGGCCGTCGACCTTCGACATCTCCGCCGACGAGTTCGTCGTCCTCGAGCTCGAGCGGCTGAAAGCCATGCCTGACCTGTTCAACGTCATCGTCATGGTGGTGGTAAATGCGGTGACGCAGGAGCTCTACCTCTCGGCGCGCGACCGGCCCCGCTTCGTGCTTTGTGACGAAGCAGCGCAGTTCATGACGAAAAGCGATGGTCAGGATCTGTCGCGGCTGGCTGAAGCCTTCGCACAAGGCTACCGCCGTGCCCGCAAATATCAGGGCAGCTTCGGCATCGTCCTCCAGTCTATGAACGACCTCACGCTGTTCGGCGGCACAGGCCAAGTCATCCTCGAGAATGCGGCGACGCGGTTCCTCCTGCAAGGCTCCACCTATGATCGTGCTGTCGAGAGCAAAATTCTTGACTATTCCGGGTTCGTCCTCGACCTCCTGAAATCGGTCCGCAACAACAAGCCGAACTATAGCGAGGTCTTCATCGACTCTCCGCTCGGGCTCGGGGTCGCGCGGCTTGTCGTCGATCCCTTCAGCTACTGGATCAACACCAGCGCGCCCGGCGAAGTCGCGGCGTTCGAAGCACTGATCCGGGCCGGGCGATCGCCGCTCGAGGCTGTGTGCGAGCTCGCCGACGTCGATCCCCGCGAGATATTGGGCGATCGCCGCGACTTGCCGCGAGCATCGGAGCCAGCGGCATGA
- a CDS encoding TraV family lipoprotein has protein sequence MTDMSNRRRARLCSAALLLAGVLPLSGCATLGSAMSPYSEKFSCKNDDHGQCIHPEKAYEDAAEGRASRSDPAVTRDKILLKANQRGTARRGRSDADAYGDYRDSVYRELQGLIEAPETPMLRPAQAVRTLILPYADRNRPDRLYMSRFVYSVLETPSWVVGGYLVPLVSAAARVPVLEQIREVPGSELTPPVVPARAEPRP, from the coding sequence ATGACCGATATGTCAAACCGGCGCCGCGCGCGCCTCTGCTCAGCCGCACTCTTGCTTGCCGGCGTCTTGCCACTCTCAGGGTGCGCAACGCTCGGCTCAGCGATGTCGCCGTACAGCGAAAAGTTCAGCTGCAAGAACGACGATCACGGCCAGTGCATCCATCCCGAGAAAGCCTATGAGGATGCGGCGGAGGGCCGGGCTTCGCGTTCGGACCCGGCGGTGACACGCGACAAGATATTGCTCAAGGCGAACCAGCGCGGCACCGCGCGCCGAGGACGCAGCGATGCTGATGCCTATGGTGATTACCGCGACAGCGTCTACCGGGAGCTTCAGGGGCTGATCGAGGCGCCCGAGACGCCGATGCTGCGGCCGGCGCAGGCGGTGCGAACACTGATCCTGCCCTATGCCGATCGGAACCGGCCCGACCGGCTCTACATGTCGCGCTTCGTCTATTCGGTGCTCGAGACCCCCTCCTGGGTCGTCGGCGGCTATCTCGTGCCGCTGGTCTCAGCCGCGGCGCGCGTGCCGGTGCTCGAGCAGATCCGCGAGGTGCCCGGAAGCGAACTGACGCCGCCGGTTGTGCCCGCGCGCGCGGAGCCGCGGCCATGA
- a CDS encoding TraB/VirB10 family protein, with product MNDTPEQEPLDLGEVGKPLPPEATRGPALLAFKDRWATLSSKQKLRAKQLGVAGVVAMLGTGLYTASTGGDEKAPEAPAATKLDMGAGLRGDSLETKLRGDLKKILDGQTLLGDRVTAIEEGKVVPGSKPGAPPDGDPGLPPALPGAIPDYPPAPGDAEIATGEIPPPPSPPAAPPAPPAPPVEKAVGGIGTAVTALGTSAAADGKNAQSGAKKKTRTIYLPPGFMKARLLTGIDALASRDATSNPEPLIARVQAPAVLPNDVKANLSGCFVIGNATGSLAKERVEVQLVSLSCVDFDERSVVDQPIKGFFVDTDGKKGLSGKVVTRAGASLARAFIAGTISGISQTVENTVGDVSTSALGSVRTLDVGDAAKVGIAGGLSKSSDKLTDFYLDLARQAGPIVEVGAAKDVVVVIQEGVTLEIKPTAGSKF from the coding sequence ATGAACGACACGCCCGAACAAGAGCCGCTCGATCTCGGCGAGGTCGGCAAACCGCTTCCGCCCGAGGCCACTCGCGGCCCCGCTCTTCTCGCATTCAAGGACCGCTGGGCGACGCTGAGTTCGAAACAGAAGCTGCGCGCCAAGCAGTTGGGTGTCGCGGGCGTCGTCGCGATGCTCGGAACCGGTCTCTACACGGCGAGTACAGGCGGAGATGAGAAGGCGCCCGAGGCGCCAGCGGCGACCAAGCTCGACATGGGCGCCGGTCTGCGCGGCGACAGCCTCGAGACCAAGCTGCGAGGCGACCTGAAGAAGATCCTCGATGGCCAGACCTTGCTCGGCGACCGCGTCACCGCGATCGAGGAGGGCAAGGTCGTGCCCGGCAGCAAGCCAGGCGCACCTCCCGACGGCGACCCCGGGCTTCCCCCGGCTCTGCCGGGCGCGATACCAGATTATCCACCCGCGCCCGGCGATGCCGAAATCGCGACAGGCGAGATCCCGCCACCTCCTTCACCACCGGCGGCGCCCCCTGCTCCTCCTGCGCCCCCGGTTGAAAAGGCCGTCGGCGGGATCGGCACCGCGGTGACCGCTCTCGGGACAAGCGCCGCAGCCGACGGCAAGAATGCACAGTCTGGCGCTAAAAAAAAGACCCGGACGATCTATTTGCCGCCTGGTTTCATGAAAGCGCGGCTGCTGACCGGGATCGACGCGCTCGCGAGCCGCGATGCTACCTCGAACCCCGAACCGCTGATTGCGCGCGTCCAGGCGCCCGCCGTGCTGCCGAATGACGTCAAGGCCAATCTCTCGGGCTGCTTCGTCATCGGCAATGCAACGGGCAGCCTCGCCAAGGAGCGGGTCGAGGTCCAGCTCGTGTCGCTGTCCTGCGTCGATTTCGACGAACGCTCGGTGGTCGACCAGCCGATCAAGGGTTTCTTCGTCGACACCGACGGCAAGAAGGGGCTGTCGGGCAAGGTGGTAACGCGCGCCGGCGCGAGTCTCGCGCGCGCCTTCATCGCCGGCACGATCAGCGGGATCAGCCAGACGGTCGAGAACACGGTCGGTGACGTGTCGACATCGGCCTTGGGTTCGGTGCGGACGCTCGATGTCGGCGACGCCGCCAAGGTGGGGATCGCCGGCGGCCTCTCGAAGTCGTCCGACAAGCTCACCGACTTCTATCTCGATCTCGCGCGGCAGGCGGGACCTATCGTCGAAGTGGGCGCCGCCAAGGACGTCGTCGTCGTCATCCAGGAAGGCGTCACGCTCGAGATCAAGCCGACCGCCGGGAGCAAGTTCTGA
- a CDS encoding conjugal transfer protein TraW: MLVFGAFVIAATARGQTAAVGRTWAIAEPDALSEIEARVAQQPKSIAGRFGPREKWSAMQSAALGVARANRKRSVVPFHTLDFEVRLDDGKLLYPKGYTFNPLTYVSMPQRLIVVHSRDLNWALGHARASDWILLAGGGPEVTDPIALGEKVARPLFILEERVKERLDLRVAPVIVAQVGQKLEVSEFALERKGPAPASQILRSASTP; the protein is encoded by the coding sequence ATGCTCGTGTTTGGGGCATTCGTCATCGCCGCCACGGCGCGTGGACAGACCGCGGCGGTCGGGCGCACCTGGGCGATCGCTGAACCCGATGCCCTTTCTGAAATCGAGGCGCGCGTTGCGCAGCAGCCGAAAAGCATCGCGGGTCGTTTCGGTCCGCGTGAGAAGTGGAGCGCAATGCAGTCAGCCGCACTCGGCGTTGCGCGCGCGAACAGGAAACGAAGCGTCGTGCCGTTCCACACGCTCGATTTTGAGGTCCGGTTGGACGACGGCAAACTGCTCTATCCCAAAGGCTACACCTTCAACCCCCTCACCTATGTGTCGATGCCGCAGCGCCTGATCGTGGTTCATTCGCGCGACCTGAACTGGGCGCTTGGCCACGCGCGGGCGAGCGACTGGATATTGCTCGCCGGGGGCGGCCCGGAGGTGACCGACCCGATCGCACTCGGAGAGAAGGTTGCGCGCCCGCTGTTCATTCTCGAAGAGCGCGTGAAGGAGCGGCTCGATCTTCGCGTTGCGCCGGTCATAGTCGCGCAGGTCGGACAAAAGCTCGAGGTCAGCGAGTTCGCGCTTGAACGAAAAGGCCCGGCTCCCGCGAGCCAAATCCTACGCTCGGCGAGCACGCCGTAA